CGTCCACGTCACGCTCGGCGAGTTGGGCCAGATTGACGACGCCGACGAGCGGATTGTTCAGCTGATGGGAAATGCTGCCGACCATCGTGCCCAGTGCCGACAGTTTCTCAAGCTGCAGGATGCGCTGGTGCTCGGTGTCCAGGCGCAGCAGCTGATGTTCGAGCTCGTGCTGTCGGCGGTAGTCGCGTTCGACGCGGTCGAGCGCGGCGTACAGCACGGCGAGGAGGCCCAGCCCCACGAGCAGGCTGACGCCGATGGCGACGCCAATCGAGAGCTGGAACATCTCCTCCAGCGCGGTGATGTCGCGCAGCACCACCAGCTCACCCAGCTCGTGCCCCTCGGTGTCCCTGAACGGAACCGGTGCAAGGTGCAGCGTGCGGCCTTGATCCTGGATCTCCGTCGTATCACCCGCCAGCAAGGCGGCGAGCTTGGTGTGGTCGAGCGTTGGGGGGATGTGCGCACTCGTCTTCGCAATGATCACGCGGGTGTCGAAGCGCTCCCAGTCGCCGGTGCGCTTCATCAGCGCCTGCCCCTGTTCCCACTGGCTGCGCGAGAGTTGTGCCTTGTCGACGAGCACGAGCAGGTCGACGCCCAGGCTCTGGCTGATTTCGTCGATCAGGTGCTCGATCTCCTTGCCGATCTCGACGTAGCCAACCACCACGCCGTCACGCTTCCAGGGCAGCACCAGGCGCAGGGTCAGTGTTCCCATCACGCCGAGGTCGAGGCCGCGCACCGGCCCCTGGCTGTCGTGCGCCTTCAGCATCGTGGCCCGCTCGATCCTGTCGCCCGACTGCCCGGGGCTGTGGAAGCGGTAGAGGGTCGCCAGGTCGGGGCGTACGAGATAGAGATGGGTGATGCGGTGCTCGGCCTGCAGGGTCGAGAACAGGCCATCGCCCAGGCGGGCGACCTCCTCACGGTCTCCGCGCTCGAAGGCCGACTCCATCGCAGCGTTGGTCATCAGGGCGCGCGTAGTCGCCATCATCAGGTTGGTGTCCTTGGCGAGCTTCTGTTCGAAAAGTTGCGACACCGCCGCGGAGCGCTCGCTCAGGTCGCGGTCGCGCACGCGCATCTCGACCGCGTAGAAGGCAGCCACGAAGACATGGAGGACGATCAGGAGCACCAGTGCGTAGGGTGCGATGAACTTGGTTTTGATGCGTTTCGGGTATTCAAGGGGTGAGACGGTCGTCATGCCTGTCCTTGTGCAAGGTGTCGTTCAAGGCGTTCCGGGCAGTGCTTACCAACAGACGGACCGAGGTCGTGATCTGAAATGAGAAAGGCTGTCCTTCGAGAAACGCTCGACGTTAGCCCATGGCCTATCGATGGTACAGGGGTGACTCTCGCCCGATCCGCTCAGGCTCGCTCACCGCCCTTCGTCCCGGCATGCCCTGTGCCGCCACCAGGCCCGCGCTGCGGGCCTGCCGCCACAGCGCACGCTGCAGCGCGAAGCGCGCCCGGCTCAGGCGCGAACGCACCGTGCCCACCGGCACGCAGAGCAGTGCCGCGGCTTCGGCATAGGAATACCCTTCCACGTCG
The window above is part of the Thauera aromatica K172 genome. Proteins encoded here:
- a CDS encoding ATP-binding protein translates to MTTVSPLEYPKRIKTKFIAPYALVLLIVLHVFVAAFYAVEMRVRDRDLSERSAAVSQLFEQKLAKDTNLMMATTRALMTNAAMESAFERGDREEVARLGDGLFSTLQAEHRITHLYLVRPDLATLYRFHSPGQSGDRIERATMLKAHDSQGPVRGLDLGVMGTLTLRLVLPWKRDGVVVGYVEIGKEIEHLIDEISQSLGVDLLVLVDKAQLSRSQWEQGQALMKRTGDWERFDTRVIIAKTSAHIPPTLDHTKLAALLAGDTTEIQDQGRTLHLAPVPFRDTEGHELGELVVLRDITALEEMFQLSIGVAIGVSLLVGLGLLAVLYAALDRVERDYRRQHELEHQLLRLDTEHQRILQLEKLSALGTMVGSISHQLNNPLVGVVNLAQLAERDVDAPAHLRELLHDIRVAGEDCRDFVKRMLAFSRVSGFERKPTDMASLIEDTVLLFRQAVKEHPAVEMDLPTTPVNLSVDPVLIRHALFNLFMNASQHSSADGPPITISLTPHTDATRGVPGWSLTVTDHGRGMTPEVLAQIFAPFFTTRTDGTGLGLPVVQHVALLHDGQVTASSKPGSGTRIALWLPDSPSNAASAG
- a CDS encoding sigma factor-like helix-turn-helix DNA-binding protein, coding for MPASNCPEYWSHASSFAAFFLFERPPDCYRTVEMLIDVEGYSYAEAAALLCVPVGTVRSRLSRARFALQRALWRQARSAGLVAAQGMPGRRAVSEPERIGRESPLYHR